The DNA region agagaatataaatcatcaaatatatatcactttttCTGATTTAAGTTTTTCTATAGACTATAGGTTTCAAACggatgtagatttttttttttttttttttaagtttttggttCTTATAAAGTAAACGCAATCAATTTCTAGTTATTCGATTATAATAAGAACCGTTGAACAAACTTCTTTTCTTTACTAtggttttagaaaaattaaaatataatgagGTTATAGATTTTAAAAGGCAAAAAAACTGACCAAATTTATAGTTTTGATGTCGTTGTTGTGCGTATTACATCTTGGtaacaacaagaaaagaaaaatatttacatcGGTTCAACACCTAAGTCATATATCTAATCATAAATGTGAATCTCAATGTTACTCTATGCGTCATATAATTTTGCAGTTTTGAACTGATATATTACTCTTATCAATAAATGGATGTTATACACTGTACTATGAATTGTTTGCAGTTGATTCTAAATTTTCAACTAGAAACTAAAACATGTTAAAGACAGAAATgagatatatgtataaaaaaaaaccaaaaaagaaggaGGTAGCAAGCATGTGGGATTACATGTGGCGTCGAGGCACTtcgacaacaaaacaaaaggcagaaaaaaataaagcaacCAGCCACATTTGTATCTTCCTTTGCAGATTCCCCACAACAACACTCACGCATATACATACactaatactaatattttttacattcGACAAATATGTATTTGATATGAAAATCTTGGTTGCTCTGCAACTTTAATGACATTATTAacgaaattataaataaaaaaaactttactgaCATTATTGTATTGTTTATTACTTTTGTTACAATTATTGTTAATTAAGATCATTGGACGATTATTGAGAACTGACCAGTGCCCACATCAACCACATTACAGACCAGATCACCAGAATGCAACGCATACATATAGGTTCTATTTAAAACTATGATacatgttttggtttctttcatttttttcgtttttgaaaGCGAAAGGACGATTAAAAGGTaacaattaaaagaagaaaaggaaaaacgaTCAAACCCAcgatcatttattttaattatttattgaaacagaaaaaaatcataaaaggCGCCGAGAACCATACAAATCTAAGCGAAGGGATCAGAGGAGATTAGGCTACGAACAGCTAAGAGCAACTCATTCTAGAATCTAACCTATTTTGATGTGTACTTCTTCTTGGAACAcggtaatattttgttaaaaacaatttaaagtTTAATAATAGTTCTTTATAATTCTAATGgcattattgaaaaaaaaaaaaacatacctaattttttgtatcaattttaATCCAATGGATGATATTAGTTCTACTTTTCCATCTAacgatttaaaattattaaggaCTCCAACAGTtgcaaattattaatcgtgtctttttaTCGCACCcacatctttcaaaaatcacacctcttaatttttgcatctttttgttgtacctccatgtttcaaaaatcacatccattaatttttacaccttttatgTCACatctctatgtcttacacctatttgttgtacctccatatttcacatctattaatttttacacctttttattttacaccTCAATGtcttacacctttttgtttattatatatataaactaattattaataactCCAATAGTTacaaattattaatcgtgtcttttcatctcaccccatctttcaaaaatctgTTAAACTTTTCTAGActacataaacaaattttgaaaaattgttttctgagtattttcaaaacttacaagttgataaataaaatctaaataattgttttattgaagtgtttttttaactaacaagcatcaatctctaattcaaggtaattttatattttcgttGTGAATGACCTGTTAGTGTTTTTTCACCAaacctgttaattttttttagttagattattattactgttagaTACGGTGGAACAAAAtatgagtattattttctttcaatttattaatcaatatgattcactcatcttcgttaaaatttggattattttatttattgattccttcatctaaattttgtttggtgtcgttttccattTAGACATACATcgatcatctcttccaagtattaatctaggtaattgactgtgatttctattttttcatagatttatatattatatatttatatattgcagcaaactcacttttagagatcaattttaaaataacggatgagattgtttttattatctcctctaactgtttagatttgttaataatcttaaaagttgcaatattttgatttaacaattgtgttttttcgtcgTGCTCCTAACATTCAATGTTCaaatttgttagtttttgcataCTTTCTCGTGCGGTAACGCACAGGCCGACATCCTAGTTTTTTTAATGGCAATAAAATTCGAAtggcatttaaaaaaaaacaaagtaaatttAAGGAATTACACTACTTCTCATTCACTTTGCATCTTTCTTTCTACCAAAGAAActcaaacattaaaaacaaaatagtgcATCATTAATCTAGGGCCTTTagatcaaaactcaaaaagaaaaaaaaaatgaactttaCTATAAATTCTCATGCACCCATTCACATATACGGTAAATCTATTTAGTATTTCTCAATCCGCTTAATTAAAATATGGTGCATTTGACGGTAAGCATAGAAAAATGGATTCAAATATGATGAAATTGATAACTATATCTTGAGTCTTGACATGGATGAGTAAAGTAAAGACGTAGGAGTTGCGCATGCAGTTACTAAAATCGGAAGTATTGAACAATATATTCTTGCTTTGGATTTACTTTTCTCGGATGCTGCTACCCTAACTACTAACACTGTGAATTCAGACATCTCCGACCAATCCACGTGTTTGATTTCATGCCAGAACATGATATTGGTTTTTAGTGAGTTTCTACCAAACTTTCCTAACAAAATTTAATAGATATCATTTATTCATTTCCTATTTACCActcaatttagttttttttttccttctctctcaaAGGCCCATATATTAATCTCATTTACGAAATTTATGGTCGTTGATGCCAAATTGCCAATCAATGGAGAGATACAGTAGATAAACCACTCTCTACTAAGGGTTTCGGCTTATTACTTCTTTTAGTTTATTTCTTACCTAGAACTAGAAGTGTCATTTTTCAAAGTAACACCaacattgtaaattttaaaaattgtttcacTACATGACCGTAACCGTGATAATAGCTATATTTTGGATCAAAAAGGTTCGTAAGAATTGGTGAATTGATTTGTATGAATCCATGTCAGAAGTGTTCGGATATGCAAAAACTTAGCTGAACAATTAGCGATCGGTGTGTGTCACTGTCACAAATCGATCGTGGAAACGTCTTCAAAAATAGACTTTAAGGAGCGGATGATTCGTAGGATTAGAAATATATAGGAGAGGACTTTggtggcaaaaaaaaagatgtccCCATTAAATCATGTTAAGTGAAAcgaaaaattaaatgatataaaataataattgagcCTTAGCTCCGAAGGAGAACATTGTTGACTTTAAAAGCAagactccaaaaacaaaaaaagaagcagtGGGTAGCTAGCGATCTTTATTTATAACGGGACAATATCCTCTTcgattttaataaaaacaaaaatattttagaaggTGTAACACAATTACTTTAGAAACAACagatttaatttcttattaatCACTTAAAATTCCAAATATGAAAAACCATAAAGAGCTAATAAACATTTGGACTTGACTCAAAATCAAGGTTAGGcagaaaatattttgtagcCGACCACCTTTGGTAGTGAATGGTGTTAGTTTTAAGCCAGTTAATTAGAAACTACATTAAGAAGACGACAAACGGGtagcaacaaaaagaaaaaaagtttgaagttttttaaaagggttATTTAGGCAAGTTTAGAGAGAAGTAGAGGCgagttatgagttatgacttatgagagGGTGCACGTAATCTtgtaaaagaatattaaaaccagtttttgattaaaatgaaATGTTTAACTGCCGACAAAACATGAGGAGATGAGAACAAGATTGTATTTGACTAGATTATCTCAAACTCCTATgtcttttaaagatttgtttaattctttttttaagtcTCTATCTAACACAAACAAACGATCAACGCTTGTCCGTAGTCTCCACGGAACGTCCAAATTTAACTAATGATATCAATGTGATTAATACTTCAGTCAGTATAACAATAAGGGGACCCtaacaataagtaaaatatgaattaCATTCCAAGTGTTTAAATTGATagaacttttattttattttttgatgcAGAAAAGTAATATCTTCTACAATACTGTCCTAATAATATGCGTGCCaactttttcatataatttggGATAATATATGAAGTAATTAATCTCAAGTAAAGATTTGAATACAAtgttattaattcaaaaataataaataaaatacacatATGACATATCCAACATATGAATTATCAAACCTAGTGTCGAATCTTTTTAGAAATGTATCAACCAAAGGTATGAAATTTTACCAtcacttttatattaaaaatctgCAATCCACCCATTAAAAAAAGGTTAGGAAACAATTGATGATGTTTACAACAAAACAGGTTCACTTTTAAGGGTAAAGGACATGACACCATGTACTGTAGATTTCATGATGGGGTAACACCGATTTTCCTTGAAAACGAGATATCCAATCAAATAAAagtgtctctctcttttttaaaaatatatatattttctcatagaagaaaataaaaagtctgAAAGCTTAAAAGATAATGAAAATTCAACGTTTTTATTCGTTAATTGAATGAGTAATACTTTTGAATGGAAAtgcgtaattttttttttacatattcattTCCTTTCTAAACTGGCTTAATCCCtgtttcacagtttttttttttaacttcacaactagttactaattttttttcagaactggtaatatgtttacaaaacaaacattgatATACTCTAACACAAGGaaccaaaacaatcaaacaattaattgTAAACTAAGtagaatgagaaagagaaaaacaatatatatatctaaaacttGTAAAAAAGATATTGCAAATCCTGTCATGTGGTCCGAGACATCTATGATTCAGAATAGATTTGTGATTTCAttcaccaaacaaacaacacaatctTAATTGGCGTTTGTGCAGTTTAATTTATGGTACATTGGTCGAGTCTTGTGACTCATAATTCGGatagatattttgttaatatacaaACTTAAAAATTGATGTACtctattaaattaatctttaacagaagcatataaacaaaaatgcgATTTCTAGCTTAAAAACAATAAAGTCCATCCAAAAACTAAACATCGCTAAAACATTAACcactttttcaaatttaattatcattcaACCATACTTAGTGACATACAGCCATGAGAAAACGATTTAAAGTTATTGttaattttcacatttgatATGATTGCCTgcctatatatttataatagatCACATGATGGTAACGATCGATTTCACATAGACATAAAACGAATATTTCTTTTCATAGTTGTTGTagtaaactattaaaaataaataaaattaaacaaaattaaaacaacaaagaTTAGTCCACTTTCTAATTATGTTAGGATAAGCATACAAAGCAGCAAtggccaccaccaccaaaaaaCCACGTTCGTCCATCAAGACAACGATGGTACGTCTCTTATGACCCTACTCCACCTCACTCCCCCtattcctcttctttcttttttttcctcctcatttcttttcattcatttgtataataaaatcattCCATTATACGTACGAATAATTTGGTGAATCACACCGACGAGgacaatatatattcaaaactaaaaaagaaaaccaaatgaTTCATTAAAACGCAAATACAAATCAAAGAATATTCttcaaggagaagaaaaaaacaacaaaactattcAACTTGACAATATCCCAATTTCGTTTCTGTCTATTTTCTTaccattttattataaaaaaaactatatatacttattaaaaatatataaaaatttgggagaaatggaaaaagaaaaaaaagaaattgactAAAATGACGTCGTCGTGttgacctctctctctttctctgttccCCGAGTTTTACTCCCCGCTTTTAACACTCTCTCCTCGAAacatcaaaactaaaacaagctatgattcttctttcttagttttcatctctcctcttcttacttcttcttcgccggagctttttgttttctctcttcttcttcgtcttcttcttcaccgctttaataagaaactaaattttttcaaaagatgaGCAAACTAGTAGTAGAAATCGTAGACGCAAGCGATTTGATGCCTAAAGACGGACAAGGCTCAGCGAGTCCGTTCGTAGAGGTTGAGTTCGACGAGCAGCGACAAAGAACTCAAACGCGTTTTAAAGATCTAAACCCTCAGTGGAACGAGAAGCTCGTTTTTAACGTCGGTGGTGGTAGTGGTGACTTCAACAACCGTTTGAACAACAAAACTATCGACGTCACCGTTTACGACGACCGCCGTGATAACCAACAGCCTGGCAAGTTTCTCGGCCGTGTTAAAATCTCCGGCGCCGTTGTTCCTTTATCTGAATCTGAATCCGATGTTCAGAGGTATCCTTTAGATAAACGTGGTTTGTTTTCTCACATCAAAGGCGATATCGCTCTTCGAATCTACGCCGCCGCTTCTTCTTCCGACGGCGGCGGCGGCGATTTCGTCTCTCCTCCGCCGTATTTTTCCGAGAAATTGacgaaagaggagaagagattCGAATCTCACGAgtatcaaaatcagaatcagaatcatttCCAGCAGTTTGAAGATGAGATTCACATGGAGACGATGAAgccgacgacgaagaagaaagagaaagaatcgAGGACTTTTCACTCCATCGGTGCTCACCACGGAGGAGGAGCTGCTGCTCCACCGCCGTCTCAATCAAAACCTGCTTATCCTACTCCTCCTAATCAACCGGAGTTTAGGTCAGATTTCATGAGAGCTCCTGGACCACCGCCCGGAGCAGTAATGCAGATGCAACCTCCGAGGCAGAACCCAGAGTTTCAGCTGATTGAAACCAGTCCTCCTTTAGCAGCTCGTATGAGACAATCGTACTATTACAGAAGCAGCGGAGATAAAACCTCGAGCACTTACGATCTCGTCGAGCAGATGCATTACCTCTACGTGAGCGTCGTGAAAGCCCGAGATCTTCCCGTGATGGATGTTTCCGGTAGCTTAGATCCTTACGTTGAAGTGAAGCTTGGGAATTACAAAGGCTTAACGAAacatttggagaagaattcgAATCCGATCTGGAAACAGATCTTTGCCTTCTCTAAAGAGAGGTTACAATCTAATCTGCTTGAAGTCACTGTGAAAGATAAAGATCTTTTGACTAAAGACGATTTCGTGGGAAGAGTTCAGATTGATCTCACTGAANTCATTTCCAGCAGTTTGAAGATGAGATTCACATGGAGACGATGAAgccgacgacgaagaagaaagagaaagaatcgAGGACTTTTCACTCCATCGGTGCTCACCACGGAGGAGGAGCTGCTGCTCCACCGCCGTCTCAATCAAAACCTGCTTATCCTACTCCTCCTAATCAACCGGAGTTTAGGTCAGATTTCATGAGAGCTCCTGGACCACCGCCCGGAGCAGTAATGCAGATGCAACCTCCGAGGCAGAACCCAGAGTTTCAGCTGATTGAAACCAGTCCTCCTTTAGCAGCTCGTATGAGACAATCGTACTATTACAGAAGCAGCGGAGATAAAACCTCGAGCACTTACGATCTCGTCGAGCAGATGCATTACCTCTACGTGAGCGTCGTGAAAGCCCGAGATCTTCCCGTGATGGATGTTTCCGGTAGCTTAGATCCTTACGTTGAAGTGAAGCTTGGGAATTACAAAGGCTTAACGAAacatttggagaagaattcgAATCCGATCTGGAAACAGATCTTTGCCTTCTCTAAAGAGAGGTTACAATCTAATCTGCTTGAAGTCACTGTGAAAGATAAAGATCTTTTGACTAAAGACGATTTCGTGGGAAGAGTTCAGATTGATCTCACTGAAGTTCCTCTTAGAGTTCCACCTGATAGTCCTTTGGCTCCACAGTGGTACAGGTTAGAGGATAAGAAAGGGATGAAGACCAACAGAGGTGAGGTTATGCTTGCTGTGTGGATGGGAACTCAAGCGGACGAGTCGTTTCCAGACGCTTGGCATTCGGATGCTCACCGTGTTAGCCACTCGAACCTTTCGAATACGCGGTCCAAAGTTTACTTCTCGCCGAAGCTGTATTACTTGAGAATTCATGTGATGGAAGCTCAGGATCTTGTTCCGTCGGATAAAGGGAGAGTACCTGATGCGATTGTCAAGATTCACGCGGGTAATCAGATGAGAGCCACGAGGACGCCTCAGATGCGGACGATGAATCCTCAGTGGCATGAGGAGCTTATGTTTGTTGTGTCAGAGCCGTTTGAGGATATGGTGATGGTCTCGGTTGATGATAGGATTGGTCCAGGGAAAGATGAGATATTGGGGAGGATATTTATACCCGTGAGGGATGTTCCGGTGAGGCAAGAGGTTGGGAAAATGCCTGATCCACGGTGGTTTAACCTACAAAGACATTCAATGTCTATggaggaagagaatgagaaaaggaaagagaagttCTCTAGTAAGATTCTGCTTCGGGTTTGTATAGAAGCAGGGTACCATGTTCTTGACGAGTCCACGCATTTCAGCAGCGATCTTCAACCGTCTTCAAAGCATTTGAGGAAGCCGAGCATTGGGATTCTTGAGCTTGGGATTCTCAGTGCTAGGAACTTGATGCCTATGAAAGCTAAAGATGGGAGAATGACTGATCCCTATTGTGTGGCGAAATATGGGAACAAATGGGTGAGAACGAGGACTCTTTTAGACGCGCTTACACCTAAGTGGAACGAGCAATATACCTGGGAAGTTCATGATCCTTGCACCGTCATAACAATTGGAGTCTTTGACAATGGTCATGTCAATGATGGTAGTGACTGGAAGGACCAGAGGATTGGGAAAGTTAGAGTCAGGTTATCTACGCTGGAGACAGACCGGGTTTACACTCATTACTACCCGCTGCTGGTTCTTACACCGGGTGGTCTAAAGAAGAACGGTGAGCTTCAGCTAGCTCTGAGGTACACCTGCACCGGCTTTGTTAACATGATGGCACAATATGGAAGACCGTTGTTACCCAAAATGCATTATATTCAACCGATACCGGTCAGGCATATCGACTTGCTTAGGCATCAGGCGATGCAAATAGTTGCAACAAGACTATCAAGGTCCGAGCCACCGCTGAGACGAGAGGTTGTGGAGTATATGCTTGATGTAGACTACCATATGTTCAGTCTCAGGAGAAGCAAAGCCAATTTCAGCAGAATCATGTCGCTTCTCTCCTCGGTCACTCTGGTCTGCAAATGGTTCAACGATATCTGCACATGGAGAAACCCGATCACAACATGCCTGGTTCATGTTCTGTTCTTGATTCTTGTGTGCTACCCAGAACTGATTTTACCCACAGTCTTCCTCTACCTCTTTGTGATAGGCATGTGGAATTACCGGTACAGACCAAGACACCCACCTCACATGGACGCTCGTGTGTCCCAAGCAGATAACGCGCACCCTGACGAGCTTGACGAGGAGTTTGACACTTTCCCGACCAGCAGACCAGCAGACATTGTCAGAATGAGGTATGACCGGCTTCGGAGCGTTGGCGGTAGAGTTCAGACAGTCGTAGGCGATCTTGCGACTCAAGGGGAGAGAATCCAAGCTCTACTTAGCTGGAGAGACCCGAGAGCAACTGCTTTATTCATCGTCTTCGCATTGATCTGGGCCGTGTTTATCTATGTCACACCATTCCAGGTGATTGCAATCATAATCGGGCTGTTCATGCTGCGCCATCCACGGTTCAGGAGCAGAATGCCTTCAGTACCTGCCAATTTCTTTAAGAGATTACCAGCCAAGTCAGATATGCTACTGTAAGTGTAaaagacaaaaaccaaaaaagggaatatgatttatatatgttgtaGTGTGTATCAAAAGAAAGTGGAGAACTTTGTAGAGGGGGAGCGAAGGATAGTTTTTGCCTCTGGGGTTGAATCATTCGTATATTCTGTATTATACGTGAGCTTAATCATaaaccaacaattttttttgggtacaaaAATATTGCTTTGGGTTTGttcccttatatatatatatatatatatatatatatatatatctacacaaACTGCACAATCAAACACATTCACAAACATGCAACGAAAAGAGAAGTGTCTCTAGCGTGAGACGTTATGTTGTTGAGGGCAAAACTATTGGGTTTCATGATTAAACGACCTTTGGGATCTTATCATCTCCGACGAGCCATCTGGCTAGCCAACAAGGATCTACGGCAAAGTTTTTGCATTGCATTGGAATGATCCCGAGATCGCCACCGATCTGTGCGTAGTTATTTAAAGCTTTttccatctccgtttcgtcttCTCCAATTTCCATCACATCAACTGTGTTCATGCGAACAACTTCCGCAAAGTCCTGTTCTAACTCATGATCGTTCTCAAACGGTTCCATCGCTGGGCACTGTTTAAATCGGatcataaaaataaacagaattttGAGCTGTGTTTCTGCAATCTATCATCAATCTTATGGAATGCATTTCAGGAAGATAAAAGAATCTGAACCTGACAGAACTGGGCGTAATGTCTGTATATTTCGCTGTTTTCATCTTGGTCACCAAGGAGAGTACCACCATACCAACCATTGGCTTCATTGGTTGACGTAATCGATAGGTacctataaaataaaacaattgcAACAAAAGTGATTTGATGCAATGGCGAAGAAATCTGGATTTTTAAAATGCAACCAGTTTGCATTTGAGGTGTTAGATCATGGTTTGGTCAATAGTTGAGGGTTTCACTCAATTTTAGTTTCccaataataaccaaaatttaaaaatttcaaaaatgcaTTCTGAAAGCCAGTACCTTTTAAAGATATCTTCTTGATGACCGTTGGACTCAGAAAGCCAGTCCAAGTTGCAGAAATCGTTGACTCGCTCACTCGAGGTCACTCCTTTCTCACTATCGTCTGCACCAGATTTTGTGGCAGAGACACTCTCTTCGGGCTTTCTTGAACCAAACAGCCAATTAGGGCTCTTGAGCTGAATCTCACTGCAGATAAGAAAGTCATGAAAAATAAGTGAAGACTCAAAATAGTCATGGTTTGGTTTGaactaaaaatctattttattttctaaactatAAACCAGCTTTCTACTTTCTTTAAGGGATAAAAGTCCTATTAAAGATAAGGATTTAGAAAGGTCAAGGCAAACGCCACGCCTCATAAGATGATTATTGGAAATTTTAAATGAGGATCATTACGCTGCATCAGGAGCCACACCAGTGCTTCCGGTGTTGCCACCTGGTCTTTGGTCTGTCTCGCTACAAAGCCTCACGTTCTTTATTGAACTGCATGTCTGCTCTATCAGTTTGTCAAACGAAGTCAGCTTCTTCCGTGAGAAGTCATCTCTGAAAGCCGGAACTGGTGCAAGATTGACTCCAATGCCACTCATGGGTTTAGGAATGGACTGGATACTGCAATGGACCCAGAATTAGATATCATAAGCAACCAGAGGATATGATCTTTATATTTAATTGAACATCTTTGGTAATAACATCCAGTTTCAGGCACgaactcaaaataatatttgcCTATAATGAAGAGTAAGCCCATAATCTGACATATATTAGGTTCATTAAATGTAAGTTTTACCCGCTTTCTGGGAAAAGATCATCTCCAATCCCTGACACATGGAGATAATAATCAGAATCCAGCTCCCAGAGTGCAGGTTTCCCTTCCTGAGGTTGAAAGTACCCCAAGAATCTGCTCAGAAAAAATTCATTAGTAACTAGGACtaaagaaaacagaaacgagTAAAAAAGAGTTTGTAGCCAACATTTCCTCAGAGGATCCAATATTGGTAGTTGATA from Camelina sativa cultivar DH55 chromosome 3, Cs, whole genome shotgun sequence includes:
- the LOC104776383 gene encoding FT-interacting protein 1 isoform X1; protein product: MSKLVVEIVDASDLMPKDGQGSASPFVEVEFDEQRQRTQTRFKDLNPQWNEKLVFNVGGGSGDFNNRLNNKTIDVTVYDDRRDNQQPGKFLGRVKISGAVVPLSESESDVQRYPLDKRGLFSHIKGDIALRIYAAASSSDGGGGDFVSPPPYFSEKLTKEEKRFESHEYQNQNQNHFQQFEDEIHMETMKPTTKKKEKESRTFHSIGAHHGGGAAAPPPSQSKPAYPTPPNQPEFRSDFMRAPGPPPGAVMQMQPPRQNPEFQLIETSPPLAARMRQSYYYRSSGDKTSSTYDLVEQMHYLYVSVVKARDLPVMDVSGSLDPYVEVKLGNYKGLTKHLEKNSNPIWKQIFAFSKERLQSNLLEVTVKDKDLLTKDDFVGRVQIDLTEVPLRVPPDSPLAPQWYRLEDKKGMKTNRGEVMLAVWMGTQADESFPDAWHSDAHRVSHSNLSNTRSKVYFSPKLYYLRIHVMEAQDLVPSDKGRVPDAIVKIHAGNQMRATRTPQMRTMNPQWHEELMFVVSEPFEDMVMVSVDDRIGPGKDEILGRIFIPVRDVPVRQEVGKMPDPRWFNLQRHSMSMEEENEKRKEKFSSKILLRVCIEAGYHVLDESTHFSSDLQPSSKHLRKPSIGILELGILSARNLMPMKAKDGRMTDPYCVAKYGNKWVRTRTLLDALTPKWNEQYTWEVHDPCTVITIGVFDNGHVNDGSDWKDQRIGKVRVRLSTLETDRVYTHYYPLLVLTPGGLKKNGELQLALRYTCTGFVNMMAQYGRPLLPKMHYIQPIPVRHIDLLRHQAMQIVATRLSRSEPPLRREVVEYMLDVDYHMFSLRRSKANFSRIMSLLSSVTLVCKWFNDICTWRNPITTCLVHVLFLILVCYPELILPTVFLYLFVIGMWNYRYRPRHPPHMDARVSQADNAHPDELDEEFDTFPTSRPADIVRMRYDRLRSVGGRVQTVVGDLATQGERIQALLSWRDPRATALFIVFALIWAVFIYVTPFQVIAIIIGLFMLRHPRFRSRMPSVPANFFKRLPAKSDMLL
- the LOC104776383 gene encoding FT-interacting protein 1 isoform X3 translates to MSKLVVEIVDASDLMPKDGQGSASPFVEVEFDEQRQRTQTRFKDLNPQWNEKLVFNVGGGSGDFNNRLNNKTIDVTVYDDRRDNQQPGKFLGRVKISGAVVPLSESESDVQRYPLDKRGLFSHIKGDIALRIYAAASSSDGGGGDFVSPPPYFSEKLTKEEKRFESHEYQNQNQNHFQQFEDEIHMETMKPTTKKKEKESRTFHSIGAHHGGGAAAPPPSQSKPAYPTPPNQPEFRSDFMRAPGPPPGAVMQMQPPRQNPEQNPEFQLIETSPPLAARMRQSYYYRSSGDKTSSTYDLVEQMHYLYVSVVKARDLPVMDVSGSLDPYVEVKLGNYKGLTKHLEKNSNPIWKQIFAFSKERLQSNLLEVTVKDKDLLTKDDFVGRVQIDLTEVPLRVPPDSPLAPQWYRLEDKKGMKTNRGEVMLAVWMGTQADESFPDAWHSDAHRVSHSNLSNTRSKVYFSPKLYYLRIHVMEAQDLVPSDKGRVPDAIVKIHAGNQMRATRTPQMRTMNPQWHEELMFVVSEPFEDMVMVSVDDRIGPGKDEILGRIFIPVRDVPVRQEVGKMPDPRWFNLQRHSMSMEEENEKRKEKFSSKILLRVCIEAGYHVLDESTHFSSDLQPSSKHLRKPSIGILELGILSARNLMPMKAKDGRMTDPYCVAKYGNKWVRTRTLLDALTPKWNEQYTWEVHDPCTVITIGVFDNGHVNDGSDWKDQRIGKVRVRLSTLETDRVYTHYYPLLVLTPGGLKKNGELQLALRYTCTGFVNMMAQYGRPLLPKMHYIQPIPVRHIDLLRHQAMQIVATRLSRSEPPLRREVVEYMLDVDYHMFSLRRSKANFSRIMSLLSSVTLVCKWFNDICTWRNPITTCLVHVLFLILVCYPELILPTVFLYLFVIGMWNYRYRPRHPPHMDARVSQADNAHPDELDEEFDTFPTSRPADIVRMRYDRLRSVGGRVQTVVGDLATQGERIQALLSWRDPRATALFIVFALIWAVFIYVTPFQVIAIIIGLFMLRHPRFRSRMPSVPANFFKRLPAKSDMLL
- the LOC104776383 gene encoding FT-interacting protein 1 isoform X2, translating into MSKLVVEIVDASDLMPKDGQGSASPFVEVEFDEQRQRTQTRFKDLNPQWNEKLVFNVGGGSGDFNNRLNNKTIDVTVYDDRRDNQQPGKFLGRVKISGAVVPLSESESDVQRYPLDKRGLFSHIKGDIALRIYAAASSSDGGGGDFVSPPPYFSEKLTKEEKRFESHEYQNQNQNHFQQFEDEIHMETMKPTTKKKEKESRTFHSIGAHHGGGAAAPPPSQSKPAYPTPPNQPEFRSDFMRAPGPPPGAVMQMQPPRQNPEFQLIETSPPLAARMRQSYYYRSSGDKTSSTYDLVEQMHYLYVSVVKARDLPVMDVSGSLDPYVEVKLGNYKGLTKHLEKNSNPIWKQIFAFSKERLQSNLLEVTVKDKDLLTKDDFVGRVQIDLTEVPLRVPPDSPLAPQWYRLEDKKGMKTNRGEVMLAVWMGTQADESFPDAWHSDAHRVSHSNLSNTRSKVYFSPKLYYLRIHVMEAQDLVPSDKGRVPDAIVKIHAGNQMRATRTPQMRTMNPQWHEELMFVVSEPFEDMVMVSVDDRIGPGKDEILGRIFIPVRDVPVRQEVGKMPDPRWFNLQRHSMSMEEENEKRKEKFSSKILLRVCIEAGYHVLDESTHFSSDLQPSSKHLRKPSIGILELGILSARNLMPMKAKDGRMTDPYCVAKYGNKWVRTRTLLDALTPKWNEQYTWEVHDPCTVITIGVFDNGHVNDGSDWKDQRIGKVRVRLSTLETDRVYTHYYPLLVLTPGGLKKNGELQLALRYTCTGFVNMMAQYGRPLLPKMHYIQPIPVRHIDLLRHQAMQIVATRLSRSEPPLRREVVEYMLDVDYHMFSLRRSKANFSRIMSLLSSVTLVCKWFNDICTWRNPITTCLVHVLFLILVCYPELILPTVFLYLFVIGMWNYRYRPRHPPHMDARVSQADNAHPDELDEEFDTFPTSRPADIVRMRYDRLRSVGGRVQTVVGDLATQGERIQALLSWRDPRATALFIVFALIWAVFIYVTPFQVIAIIIGLFMLRHPRFRSRMPSVPANFFKRLPAKSDMLL